One genomic window of Pelecanus crispus isolate bPelCri1 chromosome 18, bPelCri1.pri, whole genome shotgun sequence includes the following:
- the MED1 gene encoding mediator of RNA polymerase II transcription subunit 1 isoform X3 — MSTLLERLHAKYNQNRPWTETMKLVRQVMEKRVVMNSGGHQHLVSCLETLQKALKVSSLPAMTDRLESIARQNGLGSHLSANGTECYITSDMFYVEVQLDPTGLLCDVKVAHHGENPVSCPELVQHLREKNFDEFSKHLRGLVNLYKLPGDNKLKTKMYLALQSLELDLSKMAGMYWQATNANPLDKILHGSVGYLTPRSGGLLMNLKYYVSPYDLFEDGTGAPVILHENNVPRSLGMNVSVTVEGTMAMYKLPIAPLIMGSHPVDSKGTPSFSSITSANSVDLPACFFLKFPRPIPVSRAFIQKLQGCTGIPLFDTPPTFVPLYELITQFELSKEADPLPLNHNMRFYAALPGQQHCYFLNKDAPLPDGRSLQGTLISKIAFQHPGRVPLILNLIRHQVAYNTLIGSCVKRTVLKEDSPGILQFEVCPLSDSCFSVSFQHPVNDSLVCVVMDVQDSTHVNCKLYKGLSDALICTDDFIAKVVQRCMSIPVTMRAIRRKAETIQADTPALSLIAETVEDMVKKNLPPASSPGLLQITGNVGSTIGSSPTPPHHTPPPVSSPASNTKNHPMLMNLLKENPPQDFSTLYGSSPLERQNSSSGSPRMEMGPGGNKQKKKKSRMPADKPKHQTEDDFQRELFSMDVDSQNPIFDVNMTADTLDTPHITPAPSQCSTPPTTYPQPIPHSQPSIQRMVRLSSSDSIGADVTDILSDIAEEASKLPTTNEDCPPIGTPVRDSSSSGHSQSALFDPDVFQTNNSENPYTDPADLIADAAVSPNSDSSNHFFPDGVDFNPDLLNSQSQSGFGEEYFDESSQSGDTDDFKGYASQALTTLGVQVLGADGGENKFKGSNQSDTVDFSIIAAASKALGSSDIMEHHSGGQSPLLNTGDLGKEKSQKRVKEGNGSGSNMAGPGIDGKPGKRSRTPSSDGKSKEKLPKRKKQETDGKSPSHSSSNRPFTPPASTGGSKSPGSSGRSQTPPGVATPPIPKITIQIPKGTVTVGKPSSHGQYTSSGSVTSSSSKSHHSHSSSSSSSSSSSTSGKIKSSKSEGSSGSKMSSSLYSSQGGSSSGQSKSSAQSVGKPGSSPITKHGLSSGSGSTKMKPQGKPSSLMNPSMSKPNISPSHSRPSGGSDKLASPMKPVPGTPPSSKAKSPISSGSGGSHMSGTGSSSSMKSSSGMGSSGSMSQKPPPSSNSSTASSSSFSSSGSSMSSSQNQHGSSKGKSPSRNKKPSLTAVIDKLKHGVVTSGPGGDDPMDGQMGPSSNSSSHTMSSKHNMSGGEFQGKREKSDKEKSKVSVSGGSVDSSKKTSDSKNVGSTGVAKIIISKHDGGSPSIKAKVTLQKPGEGGGDSLRPQMASSKSYGSPLISGSTPKHERCSPSHSKSPAYTPQNIDSESESGSSIAEKSYQNSPSSDDGIRPLPEYSSEKHKKHKKEKKKVKDKDRDRDRDRDKDRDKKKSHSMKPESWSKSPISADQSLSMTSSAILSAERPSRASPEFLIGEEDDDLMDVALIGN; from the exons ATGAGTACCCTCTTAGAAAGACTTCACGCAAAGTACAACCAAAACAGACCTTGGACAGAAACCATGAAGTTAGTCCGTCAAGTCATG GAAAAGCGAGTTGTGATGAACTCTGGGGGGCACCAACATCTGGTGAGCTGTTTGGAGACTTTGCAGAAGGCATTAAAAG TATCTTCTCTGCCTGCCATGACAGATCGCTTAGAGTCTATAGCTAGACAAAATGG CCTTGGATCTCACCTTAGTGCAAATGGCACTGAATGTTACATCACTTCAGACATGTTCTATGTGGAAGTCCAGTTAGATCCTACAGGGCTGCTGTGTGATGTCAAGGTGGCTCACCATGGAGAAAACCCTGTG agttGTCCAGAGTTGGTGCAACATCTGAG agagaaaaattttgATGAATTTTCTAAGCATCTAAGGGGGCTTGTGAACCTATATAAGTTGCCAGGAGATAA CAAACTTAAAACTAAAATGTACTTAGCTCTGCAGTCCTTAGAGTTGGATCTCTCAAAAATGGCAGGGATGTACTG GCAAGCCACCAATGCAAATCCCCTCGACAAGATTCTTCATGGCAGTGTTGGCTATCTCACCCCCAGGAGCGGAG GTCTCCTGATGAATCTCAAGTATTATGTCTCGCCCTATGATTTATTTGAAGATGGCACTGGAGCACCCGTTATCTTGCATGAGAACAATG TTCCTCGGTCTTTGGGTATGAATGTGTCAGTAACAGTTGAGGGAACCATGGCTATGTACAAACTTCCAATTGCACCACTGATTATGGGCTCTCATCCAGTTGACAGCAAAGG AACTCCGTCTTTCTCGTCAATCACCAGTGCCAACAGTGTGGACTTACCAGCTTGTTTCTTCCTGAAATTCCCACGTCCCATTCCAGTGTCTCGAGCTTTCATTCAGAAACTTCAGGGCTGCACAG GTATTCCACTGTTCGACACGCCGCCGACGTTTGTACCCTTGTATGAGTTGATCACACAGTTTGAATTATCCAAGGAGGCTGATCCTCTACCTTTAAACCACAATATGCGCTTCTATGCA GCTCTTCCAGGACAGCAGCACTGTTACTTTCTGAACAAAGATGCTCCTCTCCCAGATGGAAGAAGCCTTCAAGGAACTCTGATTAGTAAGATCGCCTTCCAGCACCCTGGACGGGTTCCTCTCATCCTCAATTTGATCAGACATCAGGTGGCGTACAACACACTGATTGGCAGCTGTGTCAAGcgaacagttttaaaagaag ATTCTCCTGGGATCCTGCAGTTTGAAGTTTGTCCTCTCTCTGACTCCTGTTTTAGTGTATCCTTTCAGCATCCTGTGAATGACTCCCTAGTGTGTG TGGTAATGGATGTGCAAGACTCTACTCATGTGAACTGTAAGCTGTACAAAGGGCTGTCCGATGCTCTTATCTGTACAGATGATTTCATTGCCAAAGTTGTTCAAAG ATGTATGTCCATTCCTGTCACCATGAGAGCAATTCGTAGAAAAGCAGAAACGATTCAAGCAGACACACCAGCCTTGTCCCTCATTGCAGAGACAGTAGAAGACATGGTGAAGAAAAATCttcccccagccagcagcccagg TTTGTTGCAGATCACAGGGAATGTGGGGTCTACCATTGGCTCaagtccaacccccccccatCACACACCACCACCAGTATCCTCACCAGCAAGCAACACCAAGAACCACCCCATGCTCATGAACCTTCTTAAAGAGAATCCCCCTCAGGATTTCTCCACTCTGTATGGGAGCAGCCCTCTCGAAAGGCAGAACTCTTCCTCTGGCTCCCCCAGAATGGAAATGGGCCCTGGGGGgaataagcaaaagaaaaaaaaatcccgcaTGCCGGCCGACAAGCCCAAGCATCAGACTGAGGATGATTTCCAGAGGGAGCTCTTTTCAATGGATGTTGACTCCCAGAATCCCATTTTTGATGTCAACATGACTGCAGATACCCTGGACACCCCTCATATTACTCCAGCACCCAGCCAATGCAGCACTCCTCCTACTACATACCCACAGCCTATACCTCACTCGCAGCCCAGTATTCAGAGAATGGTTCGACTTTCTAGTTCGGACAGCATTGGAGCTGATGTTACTGATATCCTTTCGGATATAGCAGAGGAGGCTTCCAAACTGCCCACCACTAATGAGGACTGTCCACCCATTGGTACTCCAGTAAGAGACTCTTCTAGTTCAGGACATTCACAAAGTGCCCTCTTTGACCCAGATGTTTTTCAGACGAACAATAGTGAGAACCCATACACAGATCCAGCAGACCTGATAGCAGACGCTGCTGTGAGCCCCAACAGCGATTcttcaaaccatttttttcccgATGGAGTAGATTTCAATCCTGACTTGCTGAACAGTCAGAGTCAAAGTGGCTTTGGGGAGGAGTACTTTGATGAGAGTAGTCAGAGTGGAGACACTGACGACTTCAAGGGCTATGCGTCCCAGGCTCTAACTACTTTGGGGGTGCAAGTCTTGGGGGCTGATGGGggggaaaataaatttaagggGAGCAATCAGTCCGATACGGTAGATTTTAGTATTATTGCAGCTGCAAGCAAAGCACTGGGGTCCTCTGACATCATGGAGCATCACAGTGGAGGTCAGAGCCCCTTACTGAATACAGGGgatttaggaaaagaaaagtctCAGAAACGGGTAAAGGAAGGCAATGGTTCTGGAAGTAACATGGCAGGTCCTGGGATAGACGGGAAGCCAGGGAAGCGCAGCCGGACGCCATCCAGTGATGGTAAAAGTAAAGAGAAACTTCCAAAGCGGAAAAAGCAGGAGACAGATGGGAAGTCTCCGTCTCACAGTTCATCAAACAGGCCTTTCACGCCACCAGCAAGCACAGGTGGGTCCAAATCTCCTGGGAGTTCAGGCAGATCTCAGACTCCTCCTGGTGTAGCTACTCCTCCTATTCCAAAAATAACCATTCAGATCCCAAAAGGAACAGTGACTGTTGGCAAACCATCTTCACATGGCCAGTATACAAGTAGTGGCTCTgtcacctcctccagcagcaaaaGCCATCATAGccattcttcctcctcctcctcttcttcctcctcttcaacctcaggcaaaattaaaagcagcaaatcGGAAGGGTCTTCTGGCTCAAAGATGAGCAGCAGCCTCTACTCCAGCCAAGGCGGCTCAAGTTCAGGTCAGTCCAAAAGCTCGGCTCAGTCGGTGGGAAAGCCTGGATCCTCCCCCATCACCAAACATGGCCTCAGCAGCGGTTCTGGAAGTACCAAGATGAAACCTCAAGGAAAGCCATCGTCACTTATGAACCCTTCCATGAGTAAACCAAACATCTCTCCATCTCATTCTAGACCCTCGGGTGGTTCTGACAAGCTTGCTTCTCCCATGAAACCTGTCCCAGGTACTCCCCCATCATCTAAAGCAAAGTCACCTATCAGTTCAGGTTCCGGGGGTTCCCATATGTCTGGGACGGGATCAAGCTCAAGTATGAAATCGTCTTCAGGAATGGGATCCTCTGGGTCCATGTCACAGAAACCACCTCCTTCATCAAATTCTTCGACAGcatcctcatcttccttctcaTCTAGTGGGTCTTCCATGTCTTCATCTCAAAACCAGCATGGAAGTTCCAAAGGCAAGTCTCCAAGCAGAAACAAGAAGCCATCTCTGACTGCAGTCATAGACAAACTTAAACATGGGGTTGTCACTAGCGGGCCTGGTGGGGATGACCCAATGGATGGACAAATGGGGCCAAGTTCCAATTCCTCAAGCCATACTATGTCCTCCAAACATAATATGTCTGGAGGTGAGTTCCAGGGCAAACGTGAGAAGAGTGACAAAGAGAAATCTAAAGTCTCTGTTTCCGGAGGATCTGTTGACTCTTCCAAGAAGACTTCAGATTCCAAAAACGTTGGAAGCACTGGAGTCGCCAAAATTATCATCAGTAAACACGATGGTGGTTCCCCTAGCATTAAAGCCAAAGTAACTTTGCAGAAacctggggaaggaggtggggaTAGCCTAAGGCCTCAGATGGCTTCTTCCAAAAGCTATGGGTCCCCTCTAATCAGCGGATCTACTCCAAAACATGAACGCTGCTCTCCCAGCCACAGTAAGTCACCAGCGTACACTCCCCAAAACATAGACAGTGAGAGTGAGTCAGGCTCTTCCATAGCAGAGAAATCTTATCagaacagccccagctctgacGATGGCATTAGGCCTTTGCCTGAATATAgctcagaaaaacacaaaaagcacaaaaaagagaagaaaaaagtgaaagacaaAGACCGGGACAGAGATCGGGATCGAGATAAAGACAGAGACAAGAAGAAATCTCACAGCATGAAGCCAGAGAGCTGGTCCAAGTCCCCAATTTCAGCTGACCAGTCTCTCTCCATGACAAGCAGCGCTATCCTTTCGGCTGAGCGACCATCCCGGGCTAGCCCCGAGTTCTTGATCGGGGAAGAAGATGACGACCTCATGGATGTTGCTCTAATTGGCAATTAA
- the MED1 gene encoding mediator of RNA polymerase II transcription subunit 1 isoform X1 yields the protein MKAAPGGAEETEKLNKMSTLLERLHAKYNQNRPWTETMKLVRQVMEKRVVMNSGGHQHLVSCLETLQKALKVSSLPAMTDRLESIARQNGLGSHLSANGTECYITSDMFYVEVQLDPTGLLCDVKVAHHGENPVSCPELVQHLREKNFDEFSKHLRGLVNLYKLPGDNKLKTKMYLALQSLELDLSKMAGMYWQATNANPLDKILHGSVGYLTPRSGGLLMNLKYYVSPYDLFEDGTGAPVILHENNVPRSLGMNVSVTVEGTMAMYKLPIAPLIMGSHPVDSKGTPSFSSITSANSVDLPACFFLKFPRPIPVSRAFIQKLQGCTGIPLFDTPPTFVPLYELITQFELSKEADPLPLNHNMRFYAALPGQQHCYFLNKDAPLPDGRSLQGTLISKIAFQHPGRVPLILNLIRHQVAYNTLIGSCVKRTVLKEDSPGILQFEVCPLSDSCFSVSFQHPVNDSLVCVVMDVQDSTHVNCKLYKGLSDALICTDDFIAKVVQRCMSIPVTMRAIRRKAETIQADTPALSLIAETVEDMVKKNLPPASSPGYGMTTGSNPMSGTTTPTNTFPGGPITTLFNMSISMKERHDSVGHGEDFSKVSQNPILTSLLQITGNVGSTIGSSPTPPHHTPPPVSSPASNTKNHPMLMNLLKENPPQDFSTLYGSSPLERQNSSSGSPRMEMGPGGNKQKKKKSRMPADKPKHQTEDDFQRELFSMDVDSQNPIFDVNMTADTLDTPHITPAPSQCSTPPTTYPQPIPHSQPSIQRMVRLSSSDSIGADVTDILSDIAEEASKLPTTNEDCPPIGTPVRDSSSSGHSQSALFDPDVFQTNNSENPYTDPADLIADAAVSPNSDSSNHFFPDGVDFNPDLLNSQSQSGFGEEYFDESSQSGDTDDFKGYASQALTTLGVQVLGADGGENKFKGSNQSDTVDFSIIAAASKALGSSDIMEHHSGGQSPLLNTGDLGKEKSQKRVKEGNGSGSNMAGPGIDGKPGKRSRTPSSDGKSKEKLPKRKKQETDGKSPSHSSSNRPFTPPASTGGSKSPGSSGRSQTPPGVATPPIPKITIQIPKGTVTVGKPSSHGQYTSSGSVTSSSSKSHHSHSSSSSSSSSSSTSGKIKSSKSEGSSGSKMSSSLYSSQGGSSSGQSKSSAQSVGKPGSSPITKHGLSSGSGSTKMKPQGKPSSLMNPSMSKPNISPSHSRPSGGSDKLASPMKPVPGTPPSSKAKSPISSGSGGSHMSGTGSSSSMKSSSGMGSSGSMSQKPPPSSNSSTASSSSFSSSGSSMSSSQNQHGSSKGKSPSRNKKPSLTAVIDKLKHGVVTSGPGGDDPMDGQMGPSSNSSSHTMSSKHNMSGGEFQGKREKSDKEKSKVSVSGGSVDSSKKTSDSKNVGSTGVAKIIISKHDGGSPSIKAKVTLQKPGEGGGDSLRPQMASSKSYGSPLISGSTPKHERCSPSHSKSPAYTPQNIDSESESGSSIAEKSYQNSPSSDDGIRPLPEYSSEKHKKHKKEKKKVKDKDRDRDRDRDKDRDKKKSHSMKPESWSKSPISADQSLSMTSSAILSAERPSRASPEFLIGEEDDDLMDVALIGN from the exons ATGAAGGCGGCGCCGGGCGGTGCCGAGG AAACGGAGAAGCTGAATAAGATGAGTACCCTCTTAGAAAGACTTCACGCAAAGTACAACCAAAACAGACCTTGGACAGAAACCATGAAGTTAGTCCGTCAAGTCATG GAAAAGCGAGTTGTGATGAACTCTGGGGGGCACCAACATCTGGTGAGCTGTTTGGAGACTTTGCAGAAGGCATTAAAAG TATCTTCTCTGCCTGCCATGACAGATCGCTTAGAGTCTATAGCTAGACAAAATGG CCTTGGATCTCACCTTAGTGCAAATGGCACTGAATGTTACATCACTTCAGACATGTTCTATGTGGAAGTCCAGTTAGATCCTACAGGGCTGCTGTGTGATGTCAAGGTGGCTCACCATGGAGAAAACCCTGTG agttGTCCAGAGTTGGTGCAACATCTGAG agagaaaaattttgATGAATTTTCTAAGCATCTAAGGGGGCTTGTGAACCTATATAAGTTGCCAGGAGATAA CAAACTTAAAACTAAAATGTACTTAGCTCTGCAGTCCTTAGAGTTGGATCTCTCAAAAATGGCAGGGATGTACTG GCAAGCCACCAATGCAAATCCCCTCGACAAGATTCTTCATGGCAGTGTTGGCTATCTCACCCCCAGGAGCGGAG GTCTCCTGATGAATCTCAAGTATTATGTCTCGCCCTATGATTTATTTGAAGATGGCACTGGAGCACCCGTTATCTTGCATGAGAACAATG TTCCTCGGTCTTTGGGTATGAATGTGTCAGTAACAGTTGAGGGAACCATGGCTATGTACAAACTTCCAATTGCACCACTGATTATGGGCTCTCATCCAGTTGACAGCAAAGG AACTCCGTCTTTCTCGTCAATCACCAGTGCCAACAGTGTGGACTTACCAGCTTGTTTCTTCCTGAAATTCCCACGTCCCATTCCAGTGTCTCGAGCTTTCATTCAGAAACTTCAGGGCTGCACAG GTATTCCACTGTTCGACACGCCGCCGACGTTTGTACCCTTGTATGAGTTGATCACACAGTTTGAATTATCCAAGGAGGCTGATCCTCTACCTTTAAACCACAATATGCGCTTCTATGCA GCTCTTCCAGGACAGCAGCACTGTTACTTTCTGAACAAAGATGCTCCTCTCCCAGATGGAAGAAGCCTTCAAGGAACTCTGATTAGTAAGATCGCCTTCCAGCACCCTGGACGGGTTCCTCTCATCCTCAATTTGATCAGACATCAGGTGGCGTACAACACACTGATTGGCAGCTGTGTCAAGcgaacagttttaaaagaag ATTCTCCTGGGATCCTGCAGTTTGAAGTTTGTCCTCTCTCTGACTCCTGTTTTAGTGTATCCTTTCAGCATCCTGTGAATGACTCCCTAGTGTGTG TGGTAATGGATGTGCAAGACTCTACTCATGTGAACTGTAAGCTGTACAAAGGGCTGTCCGATGCTCTTATCTGTACAGATGATTTCATTGCCAAAGTTGTTCAAAG ATGTATGTCCATTCCTGTCACCATGAGAGCAATTCGTAGAAAAGCAGAAACGATTCAAGCAGACACACCAGCCTTGTCCCTCATTGCAGAGACAGTAGAAGACATGGTGAAGAAAAATCttcccccagccagcagcccagggTATGGCATGACCACAGGCAGCAACCCAATGAGTGGTACCACTACCCCAACAAACACTTTTCCTGGGGGGCCCATCACTACTTTGTTTAACATGAGCATAAGCATGAAAGAGAGGCATGACTCGGTGGGCCATGGGGAGGACTTCAGCAAAGTGTCTCAGAACCCTATTCTCACTAGTTTGTTGCAGATCACAGGGAATGTGGGGTCTACCATTGGCTCaagtccaacccccccccatCACACACCACCACCAGTATCCTCACCAGCAAGCAACACCAAGAACCACCCCATGCTCATGAACCTTCTTAAAGAGAATCCCCCTCAGGATTTCTCCACTCTGTATGGGAGCAGCCCTCTCGAAAGGCAGAACTCTTCCTCTGGCTCCCCCAGAATGGAAATGGGCCCTGGGGGgaataagcaaaagaaaaaaaaatcccgcaTGCCGGCCGACAAGCCCAAGCATCAGACTGAGGATGATTTCCAGAGGGAGCTCTTTTCAATGGATGTTGACTCCCAGAATCCCATTTTTGATGTCAACATGACTGCAGATACCCTGGACACCCCTCATATTACTCCAGCACCCAGCCAATGCAGCACTCCTCCTACTACATACCCACAGCCTATACCTCACTCGCAGCCCAGTATTCAGAGAATGGTTCGACTTTCTAGTTCGGACAGCATTGGAGCTGATGTTACTGATATCCTTTCGGATATAGCAGAGGAGGCTTCCAAACTGCCCACCACTAATGAGGACTGTCCACCCATTGGTACTCCAGTAAGAGACTCTTCTAGTTCAGGACATTCACAAAGTGCCCTCTTTGACCCAGATGTTTTTCAGACGAACAATAGTGAGAACCCATACACAGATCCAGCAGACCTGATAGCAGACGCTGCTGTGAGCCCCAACAGCGATTcttcaaaccatttttttcccgATGGAGTAGATTTCAATCCTGACTTGCTGAACAGTCAGAGTCAAAGTGGCTTTGGGGAGGAGTACTTTGATGAGAGTAGTCAGAGTGGAGACACTGACGACTTCAAGGGCTATGCGTCCCAGGCTCTAACTACTTTGGGGGTGCAAGTCTTGGGGGCTGATGGGggggaaaataaatttaagggGAGCAATCAGTCCGATACGGTAGATTTTAGTATTATTGCAGCTGCAAGCAAAGCACTGGGGTCCTCTGACATCATGGAGCATCACAGTGGAGGTCAGAGCCCCTTACTGAATACAGGGgatttaggaaaagaaaagtctCAGAAACGGGTAAAGGAAGGCAATGGTTCTGGAAGTAACATGGCAGGTCCTGGGATAGACGGGAAGCCAGGGAAGCGCAGCCGGACGCCATCCAGTGATGGTAAAAGTAAAGAGAAACTTCCAAAGCGGAAAAAGCAGGAGACAGATGGGAAGTCTCCGTCTCACAGTTCATCAAACAGGCCTTTCACGCCACCAGCAAGCACAGGTGGGTCCAAATCTCCTGGGAGTTCAGGCAGATCTCAGACTCCTCCTGGTGTAGCTACTCCTCCTATTCCAAAAATAACCATTCAGATCCCAAAAGGAACAGTGACTGTTGGCAAACCATCTTCACATGGCCAGTATACAAGTAGTGGCTCTgtcacctcctccagcagcaaaaGCCATCATAGccattcttcctcctcctcctcttcttcctcctcttcaacctcaggcaaaattaaaagcagcaaatcGGAAGGGTCTTCTGGCTCAAAGATGAGCAGCAGCCTCTACTCCAGCCAAGGCGGCTCAAGTTCAGGTCAGTCCAAAAGCTCGGCTCAGTCGGTGGGAAAGCCTGGATCCTCCCCCATCACCAAACATGGCCTCAGCAGCGGTTCTGGAAGTACCAAGATGAAACCTCAAGGAAAGCCATCGTCACTTATGAACCCTTCCATGAGTAAACCAAACATCTCTCCATCTCATTCTAGACCCTCGGGTGGTTCTGACAAGCTTGCTTCTCCCATGAAACCTGTCCCAGGTACTCCCCCATCATCTAAAGCAAAGTCACCTATCAGTTCAGGTTCCGGGGGTTCCCATATGTCTGGGACGGGATCAAGCTCAAGTATGAAATCGTCTTCAGGAATGGGATCCTCTGGGTCCATGTCACAGAAACCACCTCCTTCATCAAATTCTTCGACAGcatcctcatcttccttctcaTCTAGTGGGTCTTCCATGTCTTCATCTCAAAACCAGCATGGAAGTTCCAAAGGCAAGTCTCCAAGCAGAAACAAGAAGCCATCTCTGACTGCAGTCATAGACAAACTTAAACATGGGGTTGTCACTAGCGGGCCTGGTGGGGATGACCCAATGGATGGACAAATGGGGCCAAGTTCCAATTCCTCAAGCCATACTATGTCCTCCAAACATAATATGTCTGGAGGTGAGTTCCAGGGCAAACGTGAGAAGAGTGACAAAGAGAAATCTAAAGTCTCTGTTTCCGGAGGATCTGTTGACTCTTCCAAGAAGACTTCAGATTCCAAAAACGTTGGAAGCACTGGAGTCGCCAAAATTATCATCAGTAAACACGATGGTGGTTCCCCTAGCATTAAAGCCAAAGTAACTTTGCAGAAacctggggaaggaggtggggaTAGCCTAAGGCCTCAGATGGCTTCTTCCAAAAGCTATGGGTCCCCTCTAATCAGCGGATCTACTCCAAAACATGAACGCTGCTCTCCCAGCCACAGTAAGTCACCAGCGTACACTCCCCAAAACATAGACAGTGAGAGTGAGTCAGGCTCTTCCATAGCAGAGAAATCTTATCagaacagccccagctctgacGATGGCATTAGGCCTTTGCCTGAATATAgctcagaaaaacacaaaaagcacaaaaaagagaagaaaaaagtgaaagacaaAGACCGGGACAGAGATCGGGATCGAGATAAAGACAGAGACAAGAAGAAATCTCACAGCATGAAGCCAGAGAGCTGGTCCAAGTCCCCAATTTCAGCTGACCAGTCTCTCTCCATGACAAGCAGCGCTATCCTTTCGGCTGAGCGACCATCCCGGGCTAGCCCCGAGTTCTTGATCGGGGAAGAAGATGACGACCTCATGGATGTTGCTCTAATTGGCAATTAA